Proteins from a genomic interval of Acidimicrobiia bacterium:
- a CDS encoding NAD-dependent deacetylase, with translation KLRALVTQNVDGLHQMAGTGLEKMIEVHGNVHEAVCLQCDWRENIEPVLERVRNGEADPRCGCGGLIKTATILFGQSLVEQDVDNMFAAASECDLLLAVGTTLGVSPVNALVPQAVHYGAPVIIVNGGPTEMDDLATVIVEGSISELLPKIVGG, from the coding sequence GTAAACTCCGAGCCCTAGTAACGCAAAACGTGGACGGTCTGCACCAAATGGCCGGCACCGGCTTAGAAAAAATGATTGAGGTGCATGGCAACGTGCACGAAGCGGTGTGCTTGCAATGTGATTGGCGAGAAAACATTGAACCGGTGCTGGAACGGGTGCGCAACGGCGAAGCCGACCCTCGTTGTGGCTGCGGAGGGCTAATAAAGACAGCCACGATTTTGTTTGGCCAAAGCCTGGTGGAACAAGACGTTGACAACATGTTTGCGGCGGCCAGTGAGTGCGATTTGTTGTTGGCGGTGGGTACCACCTTGGGGGTGTCGCCGGTCAACGCTTTGGTTCCTCAGGCAGTGCATTACGGGGCACCGGTAATAATTGTTAACGGAGGCCCCACCGAAATGGATGATCTGGCCACCGTTATAGTGGAGGGTTCAATCAGCGAACTACTGCCGAAAATAGTCGGTGGCTAA